One part of the Populus alba chromosome 18, ASM523922v2, whole genome shotgun sequence genome encodes these proteins:
- the LOC118054170 gene encoding inositol oxygenase 2, which yields MTILIPQPQLSEGHIDDYDAKELVLDGGFVVPNKAEAFDAPEINSFGNSFRDYNAENERQKTVEEFYRQQHINQSYDYVMKMREEYGKLDKAVMSIWECCELLNDVVDDSDPDLDEPQIQHLLQSAEAIRKDYPNEDWLHLTALIHDLGKVLLLPQFGQLPQWAVVGDTFPLGCAFDESNVHHKYFTDNPDFKNPAYSTKNGIYEEGCGLDNVVISWGHDDYMYLVAKENGTTLPHAALFIIRYHSLYPLHKAGAYKHLMNKEDEEDLKWLNIFNKYDLYSKSKVLVDVDEVKPYYQSLIKKYFTEKLRW from the exons ATGACTATCCTCATTCCCCAACCTCAGCTAAGCG AGGGCCATATAGACGATTATGATGCCAAGGAGTTGGTATTAGATGGTGGGTTTGTGGTTCCAAATAAAGCTGAAGCATTCGATGCGCCAGAGATCAATTCATTTGGCAACTCCTTCAG GGATTATAATGCAGAGAATGAAAGGCAAAAGACCGTGGAGGAATTCTACCGACAACAGCACATTAACCAATCATACGATTAT GTGATGAAGATGCGAGAAGAGTATGGGAAGCTTGACAAGGCTGTTATGAGCATCTGGGAATGCTGTGAGCTCCTGAATGATGTAGTAGATGATAGCGATCCGGACCTGGATGAACCTCAAATTCAACACTTGCTGCAATCAGCTGAAGCCATCAGGAAAGACTATCCCAATGAGGATTGGTTGCACTTGACTGCTCTTATCCacg ATCTTGGAAaggttcttcttcttccacagtTTGGACAGCTTCCTCAATGGGCTGTTGTTG GAGATACATTCCCTCTTGGCTGTGCATTCGACGAATCCAACGTTCATCACAAG TATTTCACGGACAACCCTGATTTCAAGAATCCTGCGTACAGCACAAAGAATGGAATATACGAGGAAGGCTGCGGGCTGGACAATGTGGTGATCTCATGGGGGCATGACGACTACATGTACTTG GTGGCCAAGGAAAATGGAACCACTTTACCACACGCTGCATTGTTCATTATCCGATATCACTCCCTCTATC CTTTACACAAGGCAGGAGCATATAAGCATCTGATGAACAAGGAAGATGAGGAGGATTTGAAGTGGCTCAACATATTCAA CAAATATGACCTTTACAGCAAGAGCAAAGTTCTTGTCGATGTTGATGAAGTCAAGCCATACTATCAATCTCTGATCAAGAAG TATTTCACGGAAAAGCTCAGATGGTGA
- the LOC118054171 gene encoding meiotic nuclear division protein 1 homolog: protein MSKKRGLSLEEKREKILQIFYDSQDFFLLKELEKSGPKKGVISQSVKDVVQSLVDDDLASKDKIGTSVYFWSLPSCAGNQLRTVHRKLNSDLQSSKKRHAELVDQCEALRKGREESDEREEALAELKTIEMKYNELKEEMEKYADNDPAAVQAMKEAIEVAHAAANRWTDNVFTLRQWCSNNFPQAKEQLENMYQEAGITDEFDYLEPLPVISIGAVTDQMLEGDP, encoded by the exons Atg TCCAAGAAGCGAGGTCTTTCTTTGGAAGAGAAGCGCGAGAAGATTCTTCAGATCTTTTATGATTCACAAGACTTTTTCCTC CTAAAGGAACTTGAGAAATCGGGCCCCAAGAAAGGTGTGATTAGCCAGTCCGTGAAAGATGTTGTCCAGAGTTTAGTGGATGATGACCTTGCTTCCAAAGACAAGATCGGGACTTCT gTATATTTTTGGAGTCTTCCTAGCTGTGCTGGAAATCAG ctGAGGACTGTGCACCGCAAACTTAATTCTGATTTACAAAGCAGTAAGAAGCGGCATGCAGAACTTGTTGATCAGTGTGAAGCATTAAGGAAAGGGCGCGAGGAATCT GATGAACGAGAAGAGGCTTTGGCTGAGCTGAAAACCATTGAAATGAAGTATAACGAACTGAAG GAGGAGATGGAGAAGTATGCAGACAATGATCCTGCTGCCGTTCAAGCAATGA AGGAAGCTATTGAAGTTGCCCATGCGGCAGCAAATAGATGGACAG ATAACGTTTTCACATTGCGACAATGGTGTTCAAACAATTTCCCTCAGGCCAAAGAGCAGCTTGAAAATATGTATCAGGAg GCAGGAATAACAGATGAATTTGACTATTTGGAGCCTCTACCAGTTATTTCAATCGGCGCCGTTACTGATCAGATGCTGGAAGGCGACCCTTGA